One region of Roseicitreum antarcticum genomic DNA includes:
- a CDS encoding lipocalin-like domain-containing protein gives MNDRWWTIGLVGLTLLVAGGATAQNGGLAQDGAGRGFAGLGDAVTGFATPDPDRALRFPQDHGAHPAYRIEWWYLTATLSGDDGQDYGVQWTLFRSALAPGDGAERDTGRSDATDGDGTGWSSPQLWMGHAGVTTASAHYSAERLARGGIGQAGVRLSPFAATIDDWEMRSTAAPQADPLDALRLAASGPDFRYDLSLVASGPLVLHGQRGYSIKSERGQASYYYSQPFYRVTGTLTLPDGPVQVSGQGWLDREWSSQPLDPDQTGWDWVSLSFEDGARLMGFQLRDRTGGSFTSGTWISPDGMPAPLPHNALRFTPVARATVAGREIPVGWRIEEATRGLDITTTPLNPQAWMGTRVPYWEGPLRFTGSHTGRGYLEMTGY, from the coding sequence ATGAACGATAGGTGGTGGACCATCGGGCTGGTGGGGCTGACGCTGTTGGTGGCAGGTGGCGCGACCGCGCAGAACGGCGGTTTGGCGCAGGACGGCGCGGGGCGCGGCTTCGCGGGTCTGGGCGATGCGGTCACCGGGTTTGCCACACCAGACCCGGACCGCGCGCTGCGCTTCCCGCAAGACCACGGCGCGCATCCCGCTTACCGGATCGAATGGTGGTACCTGACCGCCACGCTGAGCGGCGACGACGGTCAGGACTATGGCGTGCAATGGACGCTGTTCCGCTCTGCCCTCGCGCCCGGCGACGGCGCAGAGCGCGATACGGGTCGCAGTGACGCTACAGACGGCGACGGCACTGGCTGGTCCAGCCCACAGCTTTGGATGGGCCATGCGGGCGTCACCACCGCCTCGGCGCACTACAGCGCAGAGAGGCTGGCGCGCGGCGGGATCGGCCAGGCAGGCGTGCGCCTAAGCCCCTTCGCCGCGACCATTGACGATTGGGAAATGCGCAGCACCGCCGCGCCGCAGGCCGACCCGTTGGACGCCCTGCGCCTGGCCGCCTCCGGCCCCGATTTTCGCTATGACTTGTCGCTCGTCGCCAGCGGCCCGTTGGTGTTGCACGGCCAGCGCGGCTATTCGATCAAATCTGAGCGCGGGCAGGCCAGCTATTACTATTCGCAACCCTTCTACCGCGTCACCGGTACGCTGACCTTGCCAGACGGCCCCGTGCAGGTCAGCGGGCAGGGCTGGCTGGACCGGGAATGGTCGTCCCAGCCGCTAGACCCCGATCAGACCGGGTGGGACTGGGTATCGCTGTCGTTTGAAGACGGCGCGCGGCTGATGGGGTTTCAACTGCGCGACCGGACAGGGGGCAGCTTTACCTCGGGCACCTGGATCAGCCCCGATGGCATGCCGGCGCCCCTGCCCCATAACGCGCTGCGCTTCACCCCCGTCGCCCGCGCGACCGTTGCAGGGCGCGAGATCCCGGTGGGCTGGCGGATAGAGGAGGCCACACGCGGCCTCGACATCACCACCACGCCGCTGAACCCACAGGCATGGATGGGCACCCGCGTTCCCTATTGGGAGGGACCGCTGCGCTTCACCGGCAGCCATACGGGGCGCGGCTACCTGGAGATGACAGGCTACTAA
- a CDS encoding FtsX-like permease family protein — protein MTRAALAALLSHWRAHPLQVVTLLIGLALSTALWSGVQALNAEARASYARAADLLGTGQLDRLTRDGGPVTQAQYVALRRAGWQVSPVLEGRMTLGAARVTITGTEPLTAPAQMGPGSGDGLAGLLAGADGADTPDLTAFITPPGIGFAAPETLDRIGALSATLEPARLGDDTARTDGAGDGRKVPQPADRPREGPQAAPEPRSDTRTDDTQSGTGTPSAALPRLLARAGLPPGTVLTDIGIAQRLLGRPGQIGYLLIAPDQPLGLPPLARISPELRRIPADSGTDMVSLTDSFHLNLTAFGFLAFAVGLLIVHSAVGLAYAQRRPMLRTLRALGVPLRRLMALLMAELLVLTLVAGGAGLVLGYLIAGALLPDVAATLSGLYGAQVAQSLSVSPLWLASGLGMALAGAALASGWAIWKIARLPLLAGAQPRAWAAASGGALALQGAAAGALALLAGGLALWGNGLIAGFALLAAMLLAAALALPLALRAVLVGLARGARGPVAAWVWADSRAQLPSLSVALMALMLALAANVGVGTMVSGFRLTFTGWLDQRLAAELYVTAQTDAQAVELRDWLTPRVQAVLPVRSTDVTLFGAPAQINGVADDATYRDHWPVLQSLPDVWARLALGEGVLVNEQLARRQSLWPGATLAVPGLRVPGSENNRQTTGQATGQASLQPAQMTVLGVYSDYGNPRAQVIVTDALFNRAFPDAPARQFALRLDPAGTEQLAAALRDRFDLPASAVVDQAQIKALSLRVFEQTFTVTRALNVLTLAVAAAALFAGLLTLAGQRQGQIAPLWAMGLTRRRLAALDFGRTLALAALTAVLALPVGLLLAWVLLTVINVQAFGWRLPMHLFPGDWLRLGLWALLAAGAAALIPAWQLARARPVDLLKVFANER, from the coding sequence ATGACCCGGGCCGCACTTGCCGCCCTCTTGTCACACTGGCGCGCGCATCCGTTGCAAGTCGTGACGCTGCTGATCGGGCTGGCGTTGTCCACGGCGCTTTGGTCGGGCGTGCAGGCGCTGAACGCCGAGGCACGCGCCAGCTATGCACGCGCCGCCGACCTTTTGGGGACGGGGCAGTTGGACCGGCTGACACGCGACGGCGGGCCGGTGACGCAGGCACAATATGTCGCGCTGCGCCGGGCCGGATGGCAGGTCAGCCCGGTGCTCGAGGGGCGGATGACCCTTGGCGCAGCCCGCGTGACCATCACCGGCACCGAGCCGCTGACTGCACCCGCGCAGATGGGGCCGGGATCTGGCGATGGCCTCGCGGGGCTGTTGGCGGGCGCAGACGGCGCGGACACCCCCGACCTTACCGCCTTCATCACCCCGCCCGGGATCGGCTTTGCAGCGCCCGAAACACTGGACCGCATTGGCGCGTTGTCCGCTACGCTGGAACCCGCGCGGCTCGGCGACGACACGGCGCGCACGGACGGCGCAGGCGATGGCCGTAAAGTGCCGCAGCCCGCAGATCGGCCCCGCGAAGGCCCGCAGGCCGCACCTGAACCGCGCAGTGACACCCGCACGGACGACACGCAGAGCGGGACCGGCACACCGTCCGCCGCCCTGCCCCGCCTGTTGGCGCGTGCGGGCCTGCCGCCGGGCACGGTGCTGACCGACATTGGCATCGCGCAGAGGCTTCTGGGCCGCCCGGGGCAGATCGGCTACCTGCTGATCGCCCCCGACCAGCCCTTGGGGCTGCCGCCGCTGGCCCGGATCAGCCCAGAGCTACGGCGCATCCCGGCGGATTCAGGGACGGATATGGTCAGTCTGACCGACAGTTTTCATCTGAACCTGACGGCCTTTGGCTTCCTTGCCTTTGCCGTGGGCCTCTTGATCGTTCATTCCGCCGTTGGGCTGGCATATGCGCAGCGTCGGCCAATGCTGCGCACCCTGCGCGCGCTGGGGGTGCCTTTGCGGCGCTTGATGGCGCTACTGATGGCAGAGCTTCTGGTGCTGACGCTGGTCGCGGGCGGCGCGGGATTGGTGCTGGGCTATCTGATCGCAGGCGCGCTGCTGCCCGATGTCGCGGCGACATTGTCCGGGCTTTACGGCGCGCAGGTGGCACAGTCGCTGTCGGTTTCGCCCTTGTGGCTGGCATCGGGGCTGGGCATGGCGCTGGCCGGGGCGGCGCTGGCATCCGGCTGGGCGATATGGAAGATCGCGCGCCTGCCGCTGCTGGCGGGCGCGCAGCCTCGCGCCTGGGCCGCTGCCAGCGGCGGGGCACTGGCGCTGCAAGGGGCGGCAGCGGGTGCGCTGGCGCTGCTTGCGGGCGGGTTGGCGCTGTGGGGGAATGGGCTGATCGCGGGTTTTGCGCTTCTGGCCGCGATGCTGCTGGCCGCCGCATTGGCGCTGCCGCTGGCGCTGCGCGCGGTGTTGGTGGGGCTGGCACGCGGCGCGCGCGGACCGGTTGCTGCATGGGTCTGGGCCGACAGCAGGGCACAACTGCCCAGCCTGTCAGTGGCGCTGATGGCCCTGATGCTGGCGCTTGCCGCCAATGTCGGCGTGGGCACCATGGTGTCGGGCTTTCGGCTGACCTTTACCGGATGGCTGGACCAACGCCTTGCCGCCGAGTTGTATGTGACCGCGCAAACCGACGCGCAGGCGGTCGAGTTGCGCGACTGGCTGACCCCGCGCGTGCAGGCGGTACTGCCCGTGCGGTCCACGGATGTGACGCTCTTCGGGGCGCCCGCACAGATCAATGGCGTGGCCGATGATGCGACCTATAGAGATCACTGGCCGGTGTTGCAGTCACTGCCCGATGTCTGGGCGCGACTGGCCCTTGGCGAGGGGGTATTGGTGAATGAGCAACTGGCGCGGCGGCAATCGCTCTGGCCCGGTGCGACGCTTGCGGTGCCGGGGCTGCGCGTCCCCGGATCCGAAAACAACAGGCAAACGACTGGGCAGGCGACTGGGCAAGCGTCACTGCAACCCGCTCAGATGACCGTGCTGGGGGTCTATTCCGATTACGGCAACCCGCGTGCGCAAGTCATCGTGACGGATGCGCTGTTCAACCGTGCCTTCCCCGATGCGCCCGCGCGGCAATTCGCCTTGCGCCTTGATCCTGCAGGGACCGAACAGCTTGCCGCCGCGCTGCGCGACCGTTTCGACCTGCCCGCCAGTGCAGTGGTAGATCAGGCGCAGATCAAGGCGCTGTCGCTGCGGGTCTTTGAACAGACCTTCACCGTCACCCGCGCGCTGAATGTGCTGACGCTTGCAGTCGCAGCGGCGGCGCTGTTCGCAGGTCTATTGACGCTGGCCGGACAACGGCAGGGGCAGATTGCGCCCCTTTGGGCGATGGGGCTGACGCGGCGCCGGCTGGCCGCGCTGGACTTCGGCCGCACCTTGGCGCTGGCAGCGCTGACTGCGGTGCTGGCGCTGCCGGTGGGGCTGTTACTGGCATGGGTGCTGCTGACGGTCATCAATGTGCAAGCTTTCGGCTGGCGGCTGCCGATGCACCTTTTCCCCGGCGACTGGCTGCGGCTTGGCCTGTGGGCGCTGCTGGCGGCGGGGGCGGCCGCGCTGATCCCGGCGTGGCAATTGGCACGCGCACGACCCGTCGATCTTTTGAAGGTATTCGCAAATGAACGATAG
- a CDS encoding ABC transporter ATP-binding protein has translation MLLRVESVAKSFATQEGALRVLRGVSLHLARGESVALTGDSGSGKSTLLHLCAGLDRVDSGTIHVADRPVTGQSDSARAALRRGTIGLVFQQFNLIASMSVEANLAFQARLAGREDPARTAEVAARLGLSDLLTRYPENLSGGQQQRVAIGRTLAAAPALVLADEPTGNLDEATGDAVLSLLLDGVAGAGAGLLMVTHSPRLAARCTRRLHLRAGQIVEVT, from the coding sequence ATGTTGCTGCGCGTTGAATCCGTCGCCAAGTCCTTTGCCACGCAGGAGGGCGCGCTGCGCGTGTTGCGCGGGGTATCGTTGCATTTGGCGCGGGGCGAGAGTGTGGCGCTGACCGGCGACAGCGGCAGCGGCAAAAGCACGCTGTTGCACCTATGCGCCGGGCTGGACCGGGTGGACAGCGGCACCATCCATGTCGCGGACCGTCCCGTGACCGGGCAATCCGATTCCGCACGCGCCGCCCTGCGACGGGGGACCATCGGGCTGGTGTTCCAACAATTCAACCTGATCGCCTCGATGAGTGTCGAGGCAAATCTGGCGTTTCAGGCGCGGCTTGCGGGGCGCGAGGATCCGGCGCGCACAGCGGAAGTGGCAGCGCGGCTGGGCCTGTCGGACCTGTTGACGCGCTACCCTGAAAACCTGTCGGGCGGTCAGCAACAGCGGGTGGCGATTGGCCGGACCCTTGCCGCTGCGCCCGCGCTGGTGCTGGCAGATGAGCCGACGGGCAATTTGGATGAGGCGACGGGCGATGCGGTTCTGTCGCTGTTGTTGGACGGGGTGGCGGGTGCCGGCGCCGGACTTTTGATGGTCACGCATTCCCCCCGGCTGGCGGCGCGCTGCACCCGGCGGCTGCACCTGCGCGCAGGCCAGATCGTGGAAGTGACATGA
- a CDS encoding ring-cleaving dioxygenase, producing MSHATSLLPIAGLHHVTAISGAPQRNVDFYTGAIGQRLVKKTVNFDDPGTYHLYYGDYDANPGSILTFFPYVGAKPGRTGAGMARSFAYSIRPQDFDALADRLEGVSTRADRFGDKVLQVTDPDGQMLEFITDTHAAEAPGAFHSAALWSAAPEKTARILTEAFGYAEVGSERGEGGEWLRLALPDSGTGKIIDLWRADTALRAQPGAGTIHHIAFRASDNDNQDELREKLLSMGQQVTPRIDRQYFNAIYFREPGGVLFEVATDQPGFTIDEPLETLGTALKLPPQYEAQRAQIEAHLPPVKVSA from the coding sequence ATGTCACACGCAACTTCCCTGCTGCCCATTGCCGGGCTGCACCATGTTACTGCAATCTCTGGGGCGCCGCAGCGCAATGTCGATTTCTATACTGGGGCCATCGGGCAGCGGCTGGTCAAGAAAACCGTAAATTTCGATGATCCGGGTACGTATCATCTGTATTACGGCGATTACGACGCCAATCCGGGGTCGATCCTGACCTTCTTTCCCTATGTTGGCGCGAAGCCGGGGCGCACGGGTGCAGGTATGGCGCGGTCCTTCGCTTACAGCATCCGCCCGCAGGATTTTGACGCGCTTGCCGACCGGCTGGAGGGGGTTTCCACCCGTGCCGACCGCTTCGGCGACAAGGTTTTGCAGGTGACCGACCCGGATGGGCAGATGCTGGAATTCATCACAGACACCCATGCGGCAGAAGCGCCCGGCGCGTTCCATTCTGCCGCGCTGTGGTCGGCCGCGCCCGAGAAGACCGCGCGCATCCTGACCGAGGCTTTCGGCTATGCCGAGGTTGGATCAGAGCGCGGGGAGGGTGGTGAATGGCTGCGCCTTGCCCTTCCGGACAGCGGCACAGGCAAGATTATCGACCTGTGGCGCGCAGACACCGCCCTGCGCGCGCAGCCCGGGGCAGGGACGATACACCACATCGCGTTCCGCGCCAGCGACAACGACAATCAAGATGAGCTCCGCGAGAAACTGCTTTCGATGGGTCAGCAGGTCACCCCACGCATCGACCGGCAGTATTTCAACGCGATATACTTCCGCGAGCCCGGTGGTGTGTTGTTCGAGGTGGCGACCGATCAGCCTGGTTTTACCATTGATGAGCCGTTAGAAACCCTGGGCACGGCGTTGAAACTGCCGCCGCAATATGAGGCGCAGCGCGCCCAGATCGAGGCGCATCTGCCCCCGGTCAAGGTGTCGGCATGA
- a CDS encoding alpha/beta hydrolase, with product MSRADPHADAQILRAGPSGAARGLVLIHGRGAQASDIAGLAMQFAPADTAVAAPQAAGSSWWPVSFLAPDAVLAPWVASAIGAVDRAVEALVKAGLPQERVGLAGFSQGACLALEYAARRGGRWHSVLALSGGLVGTGDASDPLERDALYGHRDKAFDYEKHLEDVPVLLACHDRDPHIPAARVRRSAEVLGAMGAGVTTRLHPGAQHGMGPGDDAAVRTLWQG from the coding sequence ATGAGCCGGGCAGACCCGCATGCCGATGCCCAGATCCTGCGCGCCGGACCCTCGGGTGCAGCGCGCGGTCTGGTGCTCATCCACGGGCGGGGTGCACAGGCGTCCGATATTGCGGGGCTGGCGATGCAATTCGCGCCCGCTGATACCGCTGTCGCTGCACCGCAGGCTGCCGGAAGTTCGTGGTGGCCAGTCAGCTTCCTGGCGCCCGATGCGGTGCTGGCGCCTTGGGTCGCGTCAGCAATCGGCGCTGTGGACCGGGCTGTAGAGGCATTGGTGAAGGCGGGCTTGCCGCAGGAACGGGTTGGACTTGCCGGGTTTTCGCAAGGAGCCTGTCTGGCGCTGGAATATGCCGCCCGGCGCGGCGGACGTTGGCATTCGGTGTTGGCACTTTCAGGCGGGCTGGTTGGCACTGGCGATGCAAGCGATCCCCTGGAACGGGATGCACTTTATGGCCACCGCGATAAGGCGTTCGACTATGAGAAGCACCTAGAAGATGTGCCAGTTCTGCTGGCCTGCCACGATCGCGATCCGCATATTCCCGCCGCACGCGTGCGCCGCAGTGCCGAAGTGTTGGGCGCTATGGGTGCCGGTGTGACGACGCGCCTGCATCCCGGCGCGCAGCACGGGATGGGGCCGGGCGATGACGCGGCAGTCAGGACGCTTTGGCAGGGCTGA
- a CDS encoding diguanylate cyclase domain-containing protein, protein MRTAATADPFQIPHRAMAQVMPMHLILDHTGVITGAGPTIAKICALPALIGQHFSAVFHLKRPTGLAGFTTAAGSRLRLTLAAPPGTDFKGQAVALAEGAGWLLNLSFGIHIAEAVQTHALTSADFAQTDLTVEMLYLIEAKTAVLVELGQMAKRLEDARSRAATEAVTDALTGLGNRRALNAEMQLLLAADQHFALLHLDLDYFKEVNDTYGHAAGDRVLNRVADVLRAETRRGDTVARVGGDEFVMLLPGLSDLRVINKTSARIISALEEPIVVDGGGECRISASIGAILSHQYDMPSPDLLLSEADGALYASKRSGRGRMTAVDRRRGTAVAK, encoded by the coding sequence ATGCGCACCGCCGCCACTGCCGATCCCTTCCAGATCCCGCACAGGGCAATGGCGCAGGTGATGCCGATGCACCTGATCCTTGACCACACGGGCGTCATCACCGGCGCGGGGCCGACCATCGCGAAAATCTGCGCCCTGCCCGCGCTGATCGGCCAGCACTTCAGCGCCGTGTTCCACCTCAAGCGGCCGACTGGCCTGGCAGGGTTCACAACGGCTGCCGGGTCGCGGCTGCGCCTGACACTGGCTGCGCCACCGGGCACGGATTTCAAGGGGCAGGCCGTCGCGCTGGCGGAGGGGGCAGGCTGGCTTTTGAACCTGTCCTTCGGGATTCATATCGCCGAGGCCGTGCAGACCCACGCCCTGACCAGCGCCGACTTCGCTCAGACCGACCTGACCGTGGAAATGCTCTACCTGATCGAAGCGAAGACCGCCGTGCTGGTGGAACTCGGGCAAATGGCCAAACGATTGGAAGACGCCAGGTCGCGCGCCGCCACCGAGGCGGTGACTGACGCGCTGACCGGCCTTGGCAACCGTCGTGCGCTGAATGCGGAAATGCAGTTGCTGCTGGCAGCGGATCAGCATTTCGCGCTGCTACATCTGGACCTCGACTATTTTAAGGAGGTCAATGACACCTATGGCCATGCTGCGGGCGACCGTGTGCTGAACCGCGTGGCCGACGTGCTGCGCGCAGAGACGCGACGCGGCGACACGGTAGCGCGGGTCGGCGGGGATGAATTCGTGATGCTTCTGCCGGGCCTGTCCGACCTGCGGGTGATCAACAAGACCTCGGCCCGGATCATCAGCGCCCTGGAGGAGCCGATCGTGGTAGATGGCGGGGGAGAGTGCCGGATTTCCGCCAGCATCGGCGCGATCCTTTCCCATCAATATGACATGCCCTCGCCCGATCTGCTGCTGTCCGAGGCGGATGGCGCGCTCTATGCCTCCAAACGGTCAGGACGCGGGCGTATGACTGCCGTGGACCGGCGGCGCGGTACTGCGGTGGCTAAGTGA
- a CDS encoding heme NO-binding domain-containing protein has product MHGLIFKALQGFFADTYGPAMWDGITRQAKLEARSFESMLIYDDSCVDDILTAATDRLNRPRSEVLEDIGTYLVSHPRFERLRRLLRFGGVDFTDFLYSIEDLPDRARLAVPDLGLPHMDLTDCRDGAFTLRSTSTMPGYSFVLAGLLRALADDYGVLIMVDDPAHQADAWTLGPNRETLSIRVLDASYAAGRQFDLAAGALS; this is encoded by the coding sequence ATGCATGGTTTGATATTCAAGGCACTGCAAGGGTTCTTTGCCGACACCTACGGCCCTGCCATGTGGGACGGCATCACCCGGCAGGCGAAGTTGGAGGCACGGAGCTTCGAATCCATGCTGATCTATGACGATAGCTGCGTCGATGACATCCTGACTGCCGCCACCGACCGGTTGAACCGCCCCCGCAGCGAGGTTTTGGAAGATATCGGCACCTATCTGGTCTCCCACCCCCGGTTTGAACGACTGCGGCGCCTGCTGCGCTTTGGCGGGGTGGATTTCACTGATTTCCTGTATTCAATCGAGGATCTTCCAGATCGCGCGCGGCTGGCGGTACCTGATCTGGGCCTGCCGCATATGGACCTGACTGATTGCCGCGACGGCGCCTTCACCCTGCGCTCCACCAGTACAATGCCGGGGTATTCCTTCGTGCTGGCCGGGTTATTACGCGCTCTGGCTGACGATTACGGCGTTCTCATCATGGTCGATGACCCTGCGCATCAAGCAGACGCCTGGACGCTGGGCCCCAACCGCGAAACCCTGTCGATCCGGGTGCTGGACGCCTCCTACGCGGCGGGACGGCAGTTCGATCTGGCGGCGGGTGCTCTGTCGTGA
- a CDS encoding HAD family hydrolase — MHHIKAILFDKDGTLFDFHASWAGWAEGELNALAEGDPLRRADLARAIGFDLATRGFAPDAPIIASTLQETAALMVPHLPGVALPDLIARLRSSGARAEMVPAVPLRPLMLRLRAHGLVLGIATNDAESAAHMHLDRAGISDQFDQVLGYDSGFTPKPAPDMLHAFARATGHDSAAVLMVGDSLHDLTAGRAAGMMTMAVLTGIAKAADLSPMADLLAPDIGHLPDLLGLE, encoded by the coding sequence ATGCATCACATCAAAGCCATTCTCTTTGACAAGGACGGCACCTTGTTCGACTTCCACGCCAGTTGGGCCGGCTGGGCCGAGGGGGAACTGAACGCGCTGGCCGAGGGCGATCCGCTGCGCCGCGCGGACCTGGCGCGCGCCATCGGTTTCGACCTCGCAACGCGCGGCTTCGCCCCCGATGCGCCGATCATCGCCAGTACCTTGCAAGAAACCGCCGCGCTGATGGTCCCGCATCTGCCCGGCGTCGCTCTGCCTGATCTGATCGCGCGGCTGCGCAGCAGCGGCGCGCGCGCAGAAATGGTGCCCGCCGTGCCGCTGCGCCCGCTGATGCTGCGGTTGCGCGCGCATGGGCTGGTGCTGGGCATCGCCACCAATGATGCTGAAAGTGCGGCGCACATGCACCTCGACCGCGCAGGTATCAGCGACCAGTTCGACCAGGTGCTGGGCTACGACTCGGGGTTCACGCCGAAACCCGCACCCGACATGCTGCACGCGTTCGCGCGCGCCACGGGGCATGACAGCGCTGCGGTGCTGATGGTCGGCGACAGTCTGCACGACCTGACCGCCGGGCGGGCAGCGGGCATGATGACCATGGCGGTACTGACCGGCATTGCCAAGGCAGCAGATCTCTCGCCCATGGCTGACCTTCTGGCGCCTGACATCGGCCATTTGCCGGATCTGCTTGGACTGGAGTGA
- a CDS encoding aldo/keto reductase, which produces MKLIPLGQTDLTVSEFCMGTMTFGNETPEDDAHRQLDMMLDRGINFIDAAEMYPVNPITKETLGLTEEIIGRWITARGVRDRVIVATKITGADSSIIPDRAPITPDRMRAAVDASLARLQTEVIDVYQLHWPNRGSYHFRKSWGFDPSGQNKTETLTHMREILETAQGLIAAGKIRHIALSNETAWGSAQWLRLSEEAGLPRIASIQNEYSLLSRLFDTDMAELSVNEDLPLLAYSPLAAGLLTGKYAGDVTPEDTRRARSADLGGRVTPRVFEAVSGYLGIANHHGLAPVQMALAWTRTRPFVTIPIIGARTAEQLKTVLGAVDLTLAPEVLEDIEALHRAAPMPF; this is translated from the coding sequence ATGAAACTGATCCCGCTGGGCCAGACCGACCTTACCGTGTCCGAGTTTTGCATGGGCACCATGACCTTTGGCAATGAAACCCCGGAAGATGACGCGCACCGCCAGTTGGACATGATGCTGGACCGCGGGATCAACTTCATCGACGCCGCCGAGATGTATCCCGTCAACCCGATCACAAAGGAAACGCTGGGCCTGACCGAAGAGATCATCGGGCGCTGGATCACGGCGCGTGGGGTGCGCGACCGGGTGATCGTCGCGACCAAAATCACCGGCGCGGACAGCTCCATCATCCCCGACCGCGCGCCGATCACGCCTGACAGGATGCGCGCCGCCGTCGATGCCTCGCTGGCGCGGCTGCAAACTGAGGTGATCGACGTCTATCAGCTGCATTGGCCCAACCGCGGCTCGTACCATTTCCGCAAAAGCTGGGGCTTCGATCCCTCGGGGCAGAACAAGACCGAAACCCTGACCCACATGCGTGAGATCCTGGAGACTGCGCAAGGCCTGATCGCAGCGGGCAAGATCCGCCATATTGCGCTGTCGAATGAAACAGCCTGGGGTTCAGCGCAATGGCTGCGCCTGTCTGAGGAAGCCGGGCTGCCGCGCATCGCTTCGATCCAGAACGAATACTCGCTGCTGTCACGACTGTTCGACACCGACATGGCTGAACTGAGCGTGAATGAGGACCTGCCGCTGCTGGCGTACAGCCCGCTGGCCGCCGGGCTTCTGACTGGCAAATATGCGGGCGATGTGACGCCGGAAGACACCCGCCGCGCGCGCAGCGCCGACCTGGGCGGCCGGGTCACCCCGCGCGTGTTCGAGGCCGTCTCGGGCTACCTGGGCATTGCCAATCACCATGGGCTGGCCCCGGTTCAGATGGCGCTGGCCTGGACCCGGACACGACCCTTCGTCACCATCCCGATCATCGGCGCGCGTACCGCCGAGCAGCTGAAAACGGTGCTGGGCGCGGTGGATCTGACCCTCGCCCCCGAGGTTTTGGAAGACATCGAGGCGCTGCACCGCGCAGCGCCGATGCCATTCTGA
- a CDS encoding ImuA family protein, protein MTEPDPAGSGPGAPDWTQLQRLVGSSVRALATGVLDLGPVLPAVAEGAGQGPQGGFALAQGRIHEVCGPARRVMVAWVIAALQAQAGREAPVLWLRPRWQAGGLFPHGLAAIADPRAVITVNCPREEDLLWCMEEALRTGAAPLIIVELPRPPGLTPVRRLQLAAEAGSARMDADGRGPRMAPGGRAPGMGADGGGGGVPNDPGAPRGLEAQRGHDAPIGHSGVVGQHVSVASCASLAICAPTGLIISSGDGGAAGVESRWFAAPLWRGGQPAWQLERRRARMAPPATWVLVEERRKRMLTGVDG, encoded by the coding sequence TTGACTGAGCCTGATCCGGCCGGGTCCGGTCCGGGGGCGCCCGACTGGACGCAACTGCAAAGGCTGGTCGGCAGTTCGGTGCGCGCTTTGGCGACGGGGGTGCTGGACCTGGGGCCGGTGTTGCCTGCTGTTGCCGAGGGTGCCGGGCAGGGGCCGCAAGGTGGCTTCGCCCTGGCGCAGGGAAGAATACATGAGGTCTGCGGCCCCGCGCGCCGTGTCATGGTGGCATGGGTGATTGCAGCCTTGCAGGCACAGGCGGGCCGGGAAGCGCCAGTATTGTGGCTGCGCCCGCGCTGGCAGGCGGGGGGTCTGTTCCCCCACGGGCTGGCCGCGATCGCCGATCCGCGCGCAGTGATCACGGTGAACTGCCCGCGTGAGGAGGATCTGCTGTGGTGTATGGAAGAAGCCCTGCGCACTGGCGCGGCCCCGCTGATCATCGTCGAACTGCCCCGCCCCCCCGGACTGACACCTGTGCGTCGCCTGCAACTGGCGGCCGAGGCCGGGTCGGCCAGGATGGACGCGGATGGCAGGGGACCCAGGATGGCCCCGGGTGGCAGGGCGCCCGGAATGGGCGCGGATGGCGGGGGGGGGGGCGTACCAAACGATCCCGGCGCGCCGCGAGGTCTTGAGGCGCAGAGGGGGCACGACGCGCCAATCGGCCACAGCGGCGTGGTGGGGCAGCATGTCTCAGTTGCGTCTTGTGCGTCGTTGGCAATCTGCGCGCCAACCGGCCTGATCATAAGTTCGGGCGACGGCGGCGCAGCGGGGGTTGAAAGTCGCTGGTTTGCAGCACCTTTGTGGCGCGGGGGTCAGCCCGCGTGGCAGTTGGAACGCCGCCGCGCCCGCATGGCCCCCCCCGCCACATGGGTGCTGGTGGAGGAGAGGCGGAAGCGGATGCTGACGGGGGTGGATGGATGA